A genome region from Anopheles stephensi strain Indian chromosome 2, UCI_ANSTEP_V1.0, whole genome shotgun sequence includes the following:
- the LOC118507396 gene encoding orexin receptor type 2, translated as MASAEVSETVLRWITALNWSAEVGADLLTGGMASKREQSGMTMIGYWERSLKNLSTEQRTVFTVFSIMVMVMAIFGNIVTIITNVRREQRHLLRVCMLSLALSDIAFVTITSIVYLSQFNTEFNSLWTLGELMCTFSPFVQTMAVLVNSITLVAIALDRYMAVRSLVKGIWEPNGWFCATCGVLIWGLAAGISSPMLTLYEMFDIVVLTTDSQQSHEIISGYYMATICATDKSKNSYYFVIVFVVIFLPLLGAFCWLNGVIARAFWARRNPIGGAPKAPKKCASSTSCESSNDKKTLTTNVRTSQPIVERRTPASIFTSNCTCPHHNTTAIVGEQTTQSDTAGSPSAQRPTQGHPSEAISNRRRRQIHMFKAIVVLMLVFFVCRLPMWVFLLIKMVGDANTSAYWNLHYSFGILAMVNAVLNPLMYTFLTETIRFTLFVKAHCMRACVQPCRNGMQRIRGGGGGGGEGEIRKTRDTKERDSNGSEHEAHHAGIYMGD; from the exons ATGGCCAGCGCGGAAGTGAGTGAGACTGTGCTACGCTGGATTACGGCCCTCAACTGGAGTGCGGAAGTCGGAGCGGACCTGTTGACAGGTGGGATGGCGTCGAAACGCGAACAGAGCGGCATGACGATGATCGGCTACTGGGAGCGATCGTTGAAGAATCTGTCCACGGAACAGCGCACCGTATTCACCGTGTTTTCGATCATGGTGATGGTAATGGCCATCTTCGGCAACatcgtcaccatcatcacgaACGTGAGGCGTGAACAGCGGCATCTGTTGCGCGTCTGCATGCTGTCGCTCGCGCTTTCCGACATTGCATTCGTGACCATCACCTCGATTGTATATCTGTCGCAGTTTAATACGGAATTCAACTCGCTTTGG ACGCTCGGTGAGCTGATGTGCACATTCTCCCCGTTCGTGCAGACAATGGCAGTGCTGGTGAACAGCATCACGCTGGTAGCGATCGCACTCGATCGATACATGGCCGTGCGCAGTCTGGTGAAGGGTATCTGGGAACCAAACGGCTGGTTCTGTGCCACGTGTGGTGTACTGATCTGGGGACTCGCGGCTGGCATCTCCAGTCCAATGCTTACGCTCTACGAGATGTTTGACATTGTTGTACTGACGACCGATTCGCAGCAGTCGCACGAAATCATCAGCGGGTACTATATGGCGACGATCTGTGCGACTGATAAGAGCAAGAACAGTTACTACTTCGTGATCGTGTTCGTGGTGATCTTTCTTCCACTGCTCGGAGCTTTCTGCTGGCTGAATGGGGTGATAGCGAGAGCGTTCTGGGCACGCCGGAATCCTATCGGAGGCGCTCCAAAAGCGCCGAAGAAATGTGCTTCCAGCACGTCCTGCGAGAGTAGCAATGACAAGAAGACACTTACGACCAACGTGAGGACATCACAGCCAATTGTTGAGCGGCGCACACCGGCATCGATATTTA CTTCCAACTGCACTTGTCCACACCACAACACAACTGCCATCGTTGGCGAGCAAACGACGCAGAGTGATACCGCCGGGTCACCTTCAGCACAGCGACCCACTCAAGGACACCCGAGTGAAGCGATTTCGAACCGCCGGCGACGCCAGATACACATGTTCAAAGCGATCGTCGTACTGATGCTGGTGTTCTTCGTGTGCCGCCTGCCCATGTGGGTGTTTCTGCTGATCAAGATGGTGGGTGACGCGAACACGAGCGCCTACTGGAATCTGCACTACTCCTTCGGTATCCTGGCGATGGTGAACGCAGTACTCAATCCTCTAATGTACACATTCCTCACGGAAACGATCCGCTTCACGCTGTTCGTGAAAGCTCATTGCATGCGTGCTTGTGTGCAACCGTGCAGAAACGGAATGCAACGGATTAggggtggaggtggtggtggaggggAGGGAGAAATTAGGAAAACCCGTGACACGAAGGAGCGAGATAGCAATGGTAGCGAACACGAGGCACACCATGCGGGAATATACATGGGGGactga